The genomic region CCTTGCGCCGCTTCGTTCGCGCCGACCTGGAGACCTGCGTACTTGTAATAGTAAAAGGCCAGGTTGACGAACACCTGGCGATCGGCGAAGCGGTACTTGAGGCCCACTTCGCCGCCCTGCACCTTCTCGTCGCCGAACGAGTTGTCGTCGCCGGGATTGGCCGGCACGATCAGATTGTAAGAGCCCGACTTGTAGCCCTGCTTGACCGAGCCGAACAGCGTCAGGTCGTCCGTCGCAGTCCAGGTGAGCGTGAGTTCGGGCGACCAGTTGCTGGTGTTCAAGCGTGGCAAGGCCGGGAACACTGTCGAGCCGGGCGCACCGTCATAGACGCCGAACACGTCGATCGTCTCGGCATTGTCATGGCGCTTCTCGTTGGTGAAGCGCACGCCGCCTGAGATCTCGAACCGCGGCGCCACGCGCAAGCGCAGCTGCCCGAACGCCGAAAGCGACTTGATGCCGACATCGTGGTTTCCCATGCCGAGCACTGCGGGAAACAGGAAGCTGGTATTGCCGAGCAAGTCGATGTCGTTCTTGACCGTCGCCCGCTGGTAAAAGGCGCCTGCCGTGAAGTTCAGCGGACCGGCATAGTCTGAGTTCAGGCGCAATTCCTGCGTGAACTCACGCCGGGTGAAGTGCTTCTGCGCAACGATTACCGAGGCGGCCTGGCCAGCGTAAGTCCCGCCGATCATGGCGTCGGATTTCAAGTCATAGTAGCCGCTGATCCAAGTTAGATCGAGGCTCGGCTGCAAGGGATAGTCGACCTCCAGCGTACCGAAGAACTGCCGGATGTTGGTGAAGGGGTGCCCGCCGTTCACAACGCCGATGAACGTGTCGGGATCAAGATCGACGGCATAGAGAGTTCGATCCGGCTTGCAGTCTTCGCCCACGCCATAGAACGGCACACCGGCATAGGCGAACGTGCCTTCCGGGCACGACTTCAGCTGGAACGGGGCGCCGCCTTTTCCTTTGTCTCGGGTGTAGTTGGCTTTGAGCCGCACCTTGAGGTCGGAGCTCGGCTCGAACAACGCGGTGCCGCGCAAGTACAGCGTCCTGGTCTGTCCGAAGCGGTCCGCCGGATCGACGGCCCCGGTTCCTGGCGCCGGCACCGCCCGATTGCGGAAGTAGCCGCCGTCGTCCTGGTACATCACCGCCAGACGCAGGCCCAACGTGTCGGTGACCGGGCCCGACACGATCGCCTCGCCGCGCCAGGTATTCGACGGCGCTCCGTACGACAGCCGGGCGGTGGTCTCGAGCTGCTGCCCCGGATCCGCAGTGCGGATCGAGATTACGCCGCCTGGGCTGTTCTTGCCGAAGAACAAGGCCTGTGGCCCCTTCAGCACTTCGACTTGCGCCATGTCGAACAAGCCAACCGAATAGGCGAGACCCTGGCTCAACTGCAATCCGTCGAGATTGAGTGAAACCGACTGGTCGATCCCCGGGTCCAGCGAGGACGTGCCGATGCCGCGC from Novosphingobium sp. 9U harbors:
- a CDS encoding TonB-dependent receptor, producing the protein MLGKSKLPFWLLASTAGLYQPACAQSVATSPPSGLASDQTADIIVTARKRQESILKVPVIEAVLTGDTLDRQQVTSLDDISSLVPGVVLGVAPLEVGTQISVRGIGTSSLDPGIDQSVSLNLDGLQLSQGLAYSVGLFDMAQVEVLKGPQALFFGKNSPGGVISIRTADPGQQLETTARLSYGAPSNTWRGEAIVSGPVTDTLGLRLAVMYQDDGGYFRNRAVPAPGTGAVDPADRFGQTRTLYLRGTALFEPSSDLKVRLKANYTRDKGKGGAPFQLKSCPEGTFAYAGVPFYGVGEDCKPDRTLYAVDLDPDTFIGVVNGGHPFTNIRQFFGTLEVDYPLQPSLDLTWISGYYDLKSDAMIGGTYAGQAASVIVAQKHFTRREFTQELRLNSDYAGPLNFTAGAFYQRATVKNDIDLLGNTSFLFPAVLGMGNHDVGIKSLSAFGQLRLRVAPRFEISGGVRFTNEKRHDNAETIDVFGVYDGAPGSTVFPALPRLNTSNWSPELTLTWTATDDLTLFGSVKQGYKSGSYNLIVPANPGDDNSFGDEKVQGGEVGLKYRFADRQVFVNLAFYYYKYAGLQVGANEAAQGGLPRIRTVNAGSAKSYGIDSDATYKPQGIAGLSFTGAVSWNIAKFTKFLGAPCAGGQTIAQGCNSDPVPVTDPADIAAGYYSIDPATGGPVRFQGQDLSGAALPRAPRWQVSLGADYEAPVTSGLVFGIGANANYSSRYLTVLGRRADFYQAKFAKINANLRIKDVRDAWEVGVMGNNLTNRFVTGNCTITNYAGGQAFPGSISGAPNAGAAGTDEVLCPFDRGREVWLRLTLRPGKF